One region of Vibrio sp. FE10 genomic DNA includes:
- a CDS encoding GntR family transcriptional regulator: protein MKKYELVVQDIVSKICQNSISHKLPAERELSEIYGLSRFTIRKALAKLEAIGMVTSKVGSGYFVNTSLVGTPLVYNSITENSFEEISYKKIQLNKALPNNHEQQIFSLRDDEYIWKIKRLRLINNKVVQIEETKIPVSIFHEMNTDIIESSIQKHALAQGLEIDSYLTTYQAINVSKDDADLLGCKKNVAAMNITNRGFLTSGELFIVSDIIDINYQCTYHTPFNNESMNFRDKNSR from the coding sequence ATGAAAAAATACGAGTTAGTTGTCCAAGATATTGTGAGTAAGATCTGTCAAAACAGTATCAGCCATAAGCTTCCCGCGGAAAGAGAACTCTCTGAAATATATGGGTTATCTCGATTTACTATTCGAAAAGCGCTAGCGAAACTTGAAGCGATTGGTATGGTGACATCTAAGGTGGGTTCAGGGTACTTCGTTAATACATCTTTGGTTGGAACACCTTTGGTTTATAACTCGATCACTGAAAACAGCTTTGAAGAAATATCTTATAAAAAGATTCAATTAAATAAGGCGTTACCAAACAATCACGAACAACAAATATTTTCTCTACGTGACGATGAATATATTTGGAAGATCAAACGTCTTAGGTTAATTAATAATAAAGTCGTTCAAATTGAAGAAACAAAAATACCTGTCAGTATATTCCACGAAATGAATACAGACATCATCGAGAGCTCGATTCAAAAACACGCACTCGCTCAAGGCTTAGAGATCGACAGTTACCTAACGACTTATCAAGCCATCAACGTATCCAAAGATGATGCCGATTTACTGGGCTGTAAGAAGAATGTGGCGGCAATGAACATCACCAACCGTGGCTTCCTTACCTCTGGCGAATTGTTCATTGTCAGCGACATTATCGATATCAACTATCAATGCACTTATCACACGCCGTTTAACAACGAGAGCATGAATTTCAGAGATAAAAATAGCCGCTAG
- a CDS encoding dipeptidase, translated as MLKKITLVAASITLTCGVAHASVESKTWPASDKAKTFVQDTIVIGMLASPYGAGWKDDQQLLDYFQGARDAGITGHEYTITAADHNFDDFIFHHHKHRSAMAKQPDKFIVAHSNHDIEKAHTEGKTAVLWNSQTATILEEDVTKMAILKDMGLKSMILAYNDIFRTGSGQLAAFNGRDIGLTPWGESVIDSMVKYEVILDLSHTGSKTANDAMTYMEKNHPDVPFVYTHSVPAGLYKSEPDATPTGCYRAIPDDEALRAAKSGGYVAPTFTEWMMDGVWPEDISPVQAADMIDYYVKLVGVDHVGIATDDMFSTDMVVDFATKNAKMYDDGGYMIEAFNKGATGNGELAKILAAITDELWKRGYSNDDLAKIYGGNKMRVYAQVSEGADPDEFQKEYAKRLKALTKLRNENLTM; from the coding sequence ATGTTGAAAAAGATTACGTTAGTAGCGGCGAGTATCACCCTGACTTGTGGTGTTGCCCATGCCAGTGTTGAGAGCAAAACTTGGCCAGCTTCAGACAAAGCCAAGACATTCGTTCAAGACACGATCGTGATTGGTATGCTGGCGAGCCCATACGGCGCAGGTTGGAAGGATGACCAACAGCTATTGGACTACTTCCAAGGTGCACGCGATGCTGGTATTACAGGGCATGAATACACCATCACCGCTGCTGATCATAACTTTGATGATTTCATTTTTCACCATCATAAACACCGCTCTGCGATGGCAAAACAACCGGACAAGTTTATCGTTGCTCACTCTAATCACGACATTGAGAAAGCACATACTGAAGGCAAAACTGCCGTGCTATGGAATAGCCAAACCGCGACTATCTTAGAAGAAGATGTGACGAAGATGGCGATACTCAAGGACATGGGCCTGAAAAGCATGATCTTGGCGTATAACGATATTTTTAGAACAGGTTCCGGTCAGTTAGCGGCATTTAACGGCAGAGACATCGGCTTAACACCGTGGGGCGAATCGGTCATTGACTCTATGGTTAAGTACGAGGTGATCCTCGACCTGAGCCACACAGGTTCGAAAACCGCCAATGATGCGATGACTTATATGGAGAAAAACCACCCGGACGTACCGTTTGTGTACACACACTCAGTGCCGGCAGGGTTATACAAAAGCGAACCGGATGCGACACCAACGGGTTGTTACCGTGCAATTCCAGATGATGAAGCGCTGCGTGCGGCTAAATCTGGTGGCTACGTTGCACCCACCTTTACCGAGTGGATGATGGATGGCGTGTGGCCTGAGGATATTTCGCCTGTTCAAGCCGCGGATATGATCGATTACTACGTTAAATTGGTTGGCGTCGACCACGTGGGCATCGCAACAGATGACATGTTCTCCACTGACATGGTGGTTGATTTCGCTACCAAGAACGCAAAAATGTATGACGACGGCGGCTACATGATTGAAGCATTCAACAAAGGTGCGACCGGTAATGGCGAACTGGCGAAGATCCTCGCTGCAATCACCGATGAACTTTGGAAACGCGGTTACAGCAACGATGATCTCGCTAAGATCTACGGCGGTAACAAGATGCGAGTTTACGCTCAAGTATCAGAAGGCGCAGACCCTGACGAGTTCCAGAAAGAGTATGCAAAACGCCTTAAAGCGCTAACCAAGTTGAGAAATGAAAACTTGACGATGTAG
- a CDS encoding helix-turn-helix domain-containing protein: MKKDRVMGLDIPLIDKRVVNHFQQCLREDNSLVLHQALLADLALEVKLPFSMDTSSASYVPHKVFSLFLHHLKDNLRPNDFIAVLLESANQAAKELRFSALSIQDFLDAFPIEKLSVEQSKEGLFVSFETSMQSASRVESELFLIAYTHAYLQAHYAELGKPIRYDLMTANSQALSELKIQTETPQYLGQEKTCIQYAPLDTLGVVEVKAKAKPMTDARKVAEALSPYIGRMDIDLDTFCALNEIGKRTVQRALKREETTYKAIKGSLVIEFAKRVISQQGYSISDVALHLGYADASQFIRAFKRVNGITPYQWQKGRRKIK; the protein is encoded by the coding sequence ATGAAAAAGGATAGAGTGATGGGGCTTGATATTCCGCTGATTGATAAGCGTGTGGTGAACCACTTCCAACAGTGTTTGCGAGAAGATAACTCGCTTGTTCTCCACCAAGCGTTGCTTGCTGATCTGGCGCTAGAAGTGAAACTTCCGTTTAGTATGGATACGTCATCGGCTAGCTATGTTCCGCATAAGGTTTTTTCCCTCTTCTTGCATCATCTTAAGGATAACTTGCGTCCGAACGACTTCATTGCAGTGCTGTTAGAGAGTGCCAATCAAGCAGCGAAAGAACTTCGATTTTCAGCTCTTTCGATACAAGATTTCCTTGATGCTTTCCCCATTGAAAAGCTGTCTGTGGAGCAAAGTAAGGAAGGATTATTTGTCTCATTCGAGACGTCAATGCAGTCTGCTAGTCGTGTAGAATCTGAGTTGTTTCTTATCGCTTATACGCACGCTTACTTACAGGCACACTATGCAGAGCTTGGTAAACCTATTCGATATGATTTGATGACAGCCAACTCGCAGGCGTTAAGCGAGTTAAAAATCCAAACCGAGACTCCTCAATATCTTGGGCAAGAGAAAACGTGCATTCAATACGCGCCGTTAGATACGCTTGGTGTGGTTGAAGTCAAAGCCAAGGCTAAACCCATGACTGATGCTCGCAAAGTTGCTGAGGCACTGTCGCCCTATATTGGTCGAATGGATATCGACTTAGACACATTTTGTGCTTTGAACGAGATAGGAAAACGCACCGTCCAGAGAGCATTGAAAAGAGAAGAAACCACTTACAAGGCGATCAAAGGATCATTAGTCATCGAGTTCGCGAAGCGGGTGATCTCACAGCAAGGTTATTCAATATCTGATGTTGCGCTTCATTTAGGTTATGCCGACGCTTCGCAATTCATTAGGGCGTTCAAGCGAGTAAACGGGATCACACCTTATCAATGGCAGAAGGGTAGAAGAAAAATCAAGTAA
- a CDS encoding type II secretion system protein, translated as MRRTSGFTLIELVAVVVVLGILSVIATPKFLGLQSDARAAVLEGLKGSMEGAASIVYGKAAVAGVENLPVSDDQSTLVEGVVTDYGYPTASETGIGTAVQGLLGDNSDWKQLGLHTESEPNEVIVYSFSNASEDETCVVIYRSNASAGAPTIISSNADLC; from the coding sequence ATGAGAAGAACAAGTGGCTTTACTCTAATTGAACTTGTCGCCGTCGTTGTCGTGCTTGGCATTCTTTCTGTGATTGCGACGCCTAAGTTTTTAGGTCTTCAATCTGATGCCAGAGCGGCGGTATTAGAGGGCCTTAAAGGGTCAATGGAAGGCGCAGCTTCGATTGTTTACGGTAAGGCAGCAGTTGCAGGGGTTGAAAACCTTCCAGTGTCGGATGATCAAAGTACCTTAGTGGAAGGTGTTGTGACGGATTACGGTTATCCAACAGCCTCAGAGACTGGTATTGGAACGGCAGTACAAGGACTGCTAGGTGATAACAGTGACTGGAAGCAGCTTGGTTTACATACTGAATCAGAGCCGAACGAAGTCATCGTCTATTCATTTTCTAACGCGTCTGAAGATGAAACCTGCGTCGTGATTTATCGTTCAAATGCTTCTGCAGGTGCACCCACGATTATCTCGTCTAACGCCGATTTGTGTTAG
- a CDS encoding sugar O-acetyltransferase produces the protein MSNTNNKTELEKMLSGQVYDGADLEIDTMRSNARKALIAFNNHQDPDQQHTLQEQLFDKVGSSSLIQPPFHCEFGKTIEIGDDTFINMNVVMLDGARIKVGNNVLIGPSVQFYTPSHSLDYRSRRKWETFCLPITIEDDVWVGGNSVINQGVTIGARSVIAANSVVNSDVPPDCLYGGTPAKLIRYLNTEQPSDDSE, from the coding sequence ATGAGCAATACAAACAATAAAACTGAACTAGAAAAGATGCTATCTGGGCAAGTGTATGATGGTGCAGACTTAGAAATTGATACCATGCGTTCCAATGCCAGAAAGGCGCTAATAGCTTTCAACAACCATCAAGACCCAGACCAGCAACACACATTGCAAGAGCAGCTATTTGATAAGGTTGGTAGTAGCAGCTTAATCCAGCCCCCTTTTCATTGTGAGTTTGGCAAAACCATCGAGATTGGCGACGACACCTTCATTAATATGAACGTAGTAATGCTAGATGGTGCGAGAATCAAAGTTGGAAACAATGTTTTAATTGGACCAAGCGTCCAATTCTATACGCCATCACACTCCCTTGATTATCGTAGCCGTCGTAAATGGGAAACCTTCTGTTTACCAATAACAATCGAAGATGATGTGTGGGTTGGCGGCAACTCCGTCATCAACCAAGGCGTGACGATTGGGGCTCGTTCAGTGATTGCAGCGAACTCTGTGGTCAACAGCGATGTACCGCCAGACTGCTTATACGGTGGTACACCAGCCAAGTTAATTCGATACTTGAACACTGAGCAGCCAAGTGACGACAGCGAATAA
- the add gene encoding adenosine deaminase, producing the protein MDFLALPKIDLHCHLDGSVRPDTIIDLAKQYNIELPEDRDAVVQSLTVPEDCKNLDEYLACFSLPLQVMQTEEAIERISFELYEDAALENVKYLEVRFAPILHVNKGLSLDTIIASAVKGMKRAEEKYDIKGNYIMSVLRMFPKDSIKDVIDAGQPYLGKGVVAFDIAGGEKPGFCAEFPEYTQYALEKGYRITVHAGEQWHGQNVYDAVTMLDAERIGHGVHIQGNEDAYNIVKEKQVALETCPTSNVQTKCIHKFSDHPIAEFKKDGIVVTINTDNRTVSNTTMTNEVKRVCETFGLTKEDYVEIYKYSVESAFASDEVKQHLMGFVEQI; encoded by the coding sequence ATGGATTTTCTAGCACTACCTAAGATTGATTTACACTGCCACCTAGACGGAAGTGTTCGCCCAGATACGATTATTGACCTAGCAAAACAGTACAATATCGAACTACCTGAAGATCGCGACGCGGTTGTTCAATCTCTAACGGTGCCAGAAGATTGTAAAAACCTAGATGAGTACTTAGCTTGTTTCAGCCTGCCACTGCAAGTAATGCAGACTGAAGAAGCGATTGAACGTATCTCTTTCGAGCTATACGAAGACGCAGCACTAGAAAACGTTAAGTACCTAGAAGTTCGTTTTGCGCCAATCCTGCACGTAAACAAAGGCCTGTCTCTTGATACGATCATTGCAAGCGCAGTAAAAGGCATGAAGCGTGCGGAAGAGAAATACGACATCAAGGGCAACTACATCATGTCTGTGCTTCGTATGTTCCCTAAAGACTCTATCAAAGACGTGATCGACGCAGGCCAACCTTACCTAGGTAAAGGCGTTGTTGCGTTTGATATCGCAGGTGGCGAAAAGCCAGGTTTCTGTGCTGAATTCCCAGAATACACGCAATACGCACTTGAAAAAGGCTACCGCATTACCGTGCACGCTGGTGAGCAATGGCATGGTCAAAACGTTTACGATGCAGTAACTATGTTGGATGCTGAGCGTATCGGGCACGGTGTTCACATCCAAGGTAACGAAGACGCATACAACATCGTTAAAGAGAAGCAAGTTGCACTTGAGACTTGCCCAACAAGTAACGTTCAAACCAAATGTATTCACAAATTCAGCGACCACCCAATTGCTGAATTCAAGAAAGACGGCATCGTTGTAACGATCAACACAGATAACCGCACTGTGTCGAACACAACCATGACCAACGAAGTGAAGCGTGTGTGTGAAACATTCGGTCTAACAAAAGAAGATTACGTAGAAATCTACAAGTACTCTGTAGAAAGTGCGTTTGCTTCAGACGAAGTGAAACAGCACCTAATGGGTTTCGTTGAGCAAATCTAA
- a CDS encoding LysR substrate-binding domain-containing protein, whose translation MVDVKSLLKCDMNLLLCLHVLIEERSVSKTAERLFLSQSAVSKQLTKLRTLFDDPLFERESKGLFPTPKALALAPKIHQILLQIEKLTVPEVFDPKDSERTFTIDLVETAYTAIYPHFMPTALADAPHITINSSTWSSDSFKRLLKREVDFGIGIFELDERASTHVQCIPDELDYVELCLDYSVCLMRNDHPALQEEWNLDTFLKYRHIQLVTGGAGDWLLMEVLNSKQLEINKAANVSDITSAIKLCKQSDLLMCYPYNSVRDYIDSGELVMKPVPVDLVPGGLFLLWHKYFDSEPSHKWLRDLIIEQTR comes from the coding sequence ATGGTAGATGTTAAAAGCTTACTTAAATGCGATATGAATTTGCTGCTTTGCTTACACGTTCTGATTGAAGAGCGTAGCGTGAGCAAAACGGCAGAGCGACTCTTTTTGAGCCAGTCTGCGGTAAGTAAACAGCTCACCAAGCTCAGAACTTTGTTTGATGATCCGCTGTTTGAGCGAGAATCCAAAGGGCTATTCCCAACCCCTAAAGCACTCGCATTAGCACCTAAGATCCACCAAATCTTGCTGCAGATCGAAAAGCTAACTGTTCCCGAAGTTTTCGATCCTAAAGACAGTGAGCGTACCTTCACTATAGACCTTGTCGAAACCGCCTACACGGCGATCTATCCGCACTTTATGCCGACAGCGCTTGCTGATGCACCGCACATCACCATCAACAGTTCAACGTGGAGCAGCGACAGCTTCAAGCGCTTGCTCAAACGTGAAGTGGATTTTGGTATCGGTATTTTCGAGTTAGATGAACGTGCCTCTACCCACGTGCAATGTATCCCAGATGAATTGGATTACGTTGAGCTGTGTTTGGATTATTCCGTGTGCTTAATGCGTAATGACCATCCTGCGTTGCAAGAAGAGTGGAACCTCGACACCTTCTTGAAGTATCGACACATACAGTTGGTGACGGGCGGAGCGGGCGACTGGCTATTGATGGAGGTGCTGAATTCTAAGCAGCTTGAGATCAACAAAGCCGCTAACGTGTCAGACATCACCAGTGCGATTAAGCTGTGTAAGCAGAGTGATTTGTTGATGTGTTACCCATACAACTCAGTCCGTGATTACATTGATAGCGGTGAGTTGGTGATGAAGCCGGTACCGGTCGATTTGGTGCCGGGAGGCTTATTCTTGTTGTGGCATAAATACTTCGATTCAGAGCCAAGCCACAAATGGTTACGTGACCTGATCATCGAACAGACTCGTTAA